AATTACTATAAGAAAGTTTTGGTTATAAGATTTCCGCTCCGAAGTACCCACTAAAGGCGGACAGGGTTGAACTGTTGCCGCATTTCTCCCCTGGTGCGCAATAACGAAGCGCATCGCGTTCCAAAATGATTTTCCACTTATCGTCCAATCCATCCGCTTATGCAATTTGCCCCGGCTCCCGGACAAGTTTTACCTATTTTGGAGCATAACGATAAACCCGCCCCGCGGTATCGGCCAAAGGTGGACAGGGTTGTACGGCTGCGATATAACGGTTTCAAAAGTTTTGATACCAAGGCAAAGCAGTCAAGCGACTTCGCAGCTAGTAGCGACTGCGGAAAAGGGAAACCTACCCTTAAGGGTATTAAACGTAAGACTATGGAAGAAGCCCAAAATACACCAATCCCTGCAACAATTTTCAGACGGAAAATTGATGACAACGGACTTAAGTGAATGTATGGACAGGAGGTTCCGCAAAATAATTGAGAAATTGAAAAATGAAAAAAACAAAAATGATGTTGACAAAATCCCTTAGTATTTCCCAACCGACTTCAATAAACCCTGTTCCGTAAAAGTTGCTGTCCAATGATAAGAACATGAACCTATCAAGCACTATCCCTACCAATACTACGCCGACATTGGTAGCGTAAAACCAGAGGATTTCCCAAACGTATAAAATTCCCTTTGCAAATTGACAGCTTAGATTTCCTAAACCTGTTACATCGGTGTGACACTTTAAATAATTTGTAAGAATATTCCTATGTTTATACCTTTTAACTTTTTATTAACGTTTAACACTTATTTTTTTATGAGAAAATTTTTTTTAACAACAATGGTTATTTGTTTCACTATGGTTTCTTGTTCCAGAGATGGGAACGAAGAAATTGTCCCCCTTAATTCAGAAATACCTACTGATGCAAATTTGGTCAATCCTAATCAACAAGAAAAAACGGCCATTCCAATTCCAGGTCAATACATGGTTACACTTAAGGATGGAACTTTTGAAACGGTCAACACTTTAAAAGGAAAGATAAATAGCTTATCCAAGCTGGCAAAAGGAGATCAAAAGGCAGCTTATAAAGGAGTATCCGATCTGGTTTTGCAAACCTTAAAAGACCCTGAAATATTTGATTTTGGAATAGATAACACAAAAATTACAAAGGCATTTAGTTTTGCTTTAAATGGATTTATGGCAAAAGGACTGACAGATCAGGAGGCAGCCCTACTTGAAAATGATCCAAGAGTGGATTTTGTAGAACAAGATTATGAAGCTACGAACCTAATTGACTATACAGTTTCAACAGCTACCGCCAATACAGCCACGTTGACCCAAAGTACACCTTGGGGTATAACCAGGGTTGGAGGTGCCATAGATGCTTCCAGTAATACCAATGCTGTTTGGGTAATAGATACGGGTATTGATTTGGATCACCAGGATTTAAATGTGGATACTTCAAGAAGTGTAACTTATGTCACTACGGAAAGTGGTGCAAATGACTTAGGGGGGCATGGGACCCACTGTGCCGGTACCATTGCTGCCAAAGATAATGGCATAGGGGTCGTGGGTGTTGCTGCCGGCGCCAGTGTTGTTGCCGTGAAAGTATTGGATAAAGATGGTGGAGCAAGTTCTTTTGGTTGGATAACAAGCGGAATTGATTATGTTACTGCAAATGCCTCAGCCGGTGATGTAGCTAACTTAAGTTTAGGATTTACAAATGTAAGGGCATGGGATAGGGCTACCAGAAGATTGGCCAATTCAGGTGTAAAAGTGGCCGTGGCTGCAGGTAATGACTATGATGATTGTTCAAATCAAAGCCCAGCACGTGTAAACCATAGTAATGTTTATACCGTTTCTTCAATTGCCGATGGAGATTATTGGTCCCGGTTCTCCAACTATGGTTCTCCTGTGGATTATGCTGCTCCTGGCAGTGATGTCCTGTCTACGACTCCAGATGACAATTATGAATACTATAGTGGTACGTCCATGGCCACTCCTCATGTTGCAGGTATATTGCTGTTGGGAAATGTGGTTGCTGATGGGGTCCCATCCGGAGCGTATTGGGAAGTAGCCTACTACCCTGAACTAGGGGGTTATTGGTGGACGGGAGCCTATTCTCCCACTAATATTTATACGTATTCACTTTATAGATATGATGTAGACGGAAATGATGATCCCATAGCTACACATGGTCAATAATAATTGATGATGCCCAAAGTAAAGGGCTGTCTGAAAAGGCAGCCTTTTTTCTTTTTTTCATCTTCGTTTATTCCCCCTCTTGTAGTGCCTTCAGTAATTTGATTTAGAAATAGTTTATGACTTTCCCTTCCATTTTTCTATGATTTCATGCTCCCTTTTCTCGCTGATTCCAAAAACCAATTCGCTTCCTTCTTCAAGAATGAACCTCTTTTCCTTAAAGGAATCGTAACTTGTTTTAACCGTTTCCCGGTAGTCCGTAAATGTTAGGCCGGCCTTTATAGCGTTTTCATTACTGATCTGATGGAATCCAGGTTCGGGATCGGATGCTACAGGTATCCAAAAGGGTATTTGCATAAAGGGTTCAAGTTTCATTTCAGTTATCAAAAACCCGGCATCCATCCATAGGATATTTACTGGACTTTTTAGCGTTTCCTTAGCGCTAACGAGCATCTCTTTATAGCCCATTTCAGTTGCAGGGCCAACCAGATTGAAGTACCCCGTTTTACTGTGCGCTACACAAGTATTGACAAAACGTCCAATATCTTTGGCATCAATGAATTGGACCGGATCGTTGGCATTCGGGGCTAGAATTTCAGTGCGGTTCATTATGCGATTTAGGACATAGGTTCCAAAGGGCCCGGAATCCCGATCCCCAACAATGGCACCGGGCCTTAATATGGTAAAGTTATCGGGGAATTCTTCCTCCACCACCTTTTCGCACAGTACTTTGTTAAGATTATAATTGCCAGGCTCATAGTGGGTCCCTTTTCTTCTTGGGGAAGATTCATCCATTCCAATTTTCACATAATTGGCATATACGGCAATGCTTGATATGAAAACATAGTGTGTGGTTCGCTTTTTAAGAATATGGACCGCATCCCTAACAAGTTGCGGATTTTGTGGCCAAACATCGATGACCACATCCCAATCTTCCTCCAAGTTGCCTAAATTGGAATATCCCGAAATACCTTTTTCACGGTCGCCCTTTATTTTTTTCAAATGCGGAAATAAATGGGGATTGGTAATACCCCGGTTAAATAGGGTTACCTGGTGTCCTCCCCTGAGAAGCGATTTCACTATGGCTGGACCCAAAAAATTAGTTCCCCCCAAAACCAGGACCCTAAGGCTGGACATGGATTTGAATCTCGAAAAAACCATGGTAGACGAAAGTGCCGCGATTCCAGAGATTCCCAAATTCCTGATAAATTCCCTTCTTTTATTTTTCATCCCATATTGAATTTTAGTACCCTTTTCTTCTTCCAATGTATCATTTCTGTAAATGGTTTTTGGAGCAGCGGTTTCAACATGGGCCTAGGAATCACGGACGCCTTGAAAAAATGCATCTATTTAATTTGTCCCTAATTTGATGTGGCTTGTACCTGTTTTATGGCGTTTCGTACCTTTCATCGCCAATTTTATCGTTTTAAGTGTAGATTGGATGCTATATTTCAAGTCGTGTACAAAATTTCAGGTCATCTTCTATTCTGGCTTTTATATGTTAGTTTCACTGTGGCCATCTACTATGTACAGGAACCAAATTTGGGGCTTCATATCGTTTATGAACTGGCTTCGCTGCCTGCGAAACTTATTAGCGTTTACGTAACCCTATATTTTATCCTGCCCAACTTCTTACTGAAAAAAAAGTACGTTCAAGCGGCCATACAATTTGGCCTAATACTCCTCATAGGTGTTTTCCTCTTACGGATGTTCGTTCTAAAAACGGTATATCCATTATACTTCCCGGAAATTGAGAATGCACTGGTACCTGATGATCTGGCGAAGTTGGTCTCCCCATTCCTCGATTTGATCATTGTGTCCTCCTTAGCCGTCGTCATCAAATTATTGAAGGATCGGGAACAACAGGAACGAAATCGGTTAAGTCAGGAAAAATCGAATATCCAGAATGAACTGCAACTGCTGAAATCCCAACTACATCCCCATTTTCTTTTCAATACATTAAATGGACTGTACGCCCAAATATTGAATAATCCCAATAGCGCTGCAGAGATGGTGATCAAGCTGTCGGATTTGTTGCGTTATATAATTTATGAGGCAAGAAGTCCAGTGGTCAATGTTGATGATGATTTGGAATGTATTAAAAACTATATTGCCCTTGAACAGGTGAGATATGGTACAAAGTTGAAATTAAGTTGGTCCATTACCGGGGCAACGACCAATAAAAAAATTCCGCCATTGCTCCTCTTGCCCTTTATTGAAAATTCATTTAAACACGGTATTTCAAAAGACTACAAAAAATGTTGGATAAAATGTAAAATCAATTTGTCCAATACTATGCTGGAGATGGACTTGAAGAATTCCATGGTTCCCTATCATCAGGAAGAAAGCGGTATGCATGGAATCGGTATTCAAAATGTTGAGCAACGATTAAAATATAATTTTCAGGAGCGATTTCATCTGACAAAAAAAATGTCGCATGATTGTTACCATATTATGTTGAAAATCCCTATCGTAAAACCATGAAATGTGTAATTATTGATGATGAACCCCTTGCAATTGATGTTTTAACAAGACATATCAAAAGCACCGATGGACTTACCCTGGTAAGGTCCTTTGAAAATGCCTTTGAAGCGCTTTACTATGTACAAACACAATCGGTTGACCTTATTTTTTTGGACATACAAATGCCGAGGGTCAACGGGCTGCAATTCATTAAAATCTTGAAATACCCCCCCAAGATTATAATTACAACGGCCTATAAAGAATATGCCTTGGAAGCTCTTGAGCATTCTGTGGTGGATTATTTATTGAAACCCATTCCCTATGACCGATTTCTTAACGCGGTTGGCAAATCCATGGAATCGCCTCCTATTCGTAGGGTTTCTGCGCCTACAAACCAAGTTGCGGAAAACAGGTATTTCTTCTTAAAGGAAGGAAGTATGTACGTAAAAATATATGAAGATGACATTTGCTATTTGCACGGCGACAAAAACTATTGCACCATACAACTTAAGGATCATAAAATAAGTGTAAGGGGGAATTTGAGCTACTACGGGAACCGATTTTCCAGGGATGGTTTTATGAGGGTCCATAGGTCTTATTTTGTTTCCCTGAACCGTATTGATAGATATGATTCGGATTCCCTTTGGATCAATGGAGATTGTATTCCAATAGGGAGAACGTATAAAAAACCCTTAATGGACTGGCTAACAAAAAGAACGCTGTGACGGATGTGTCGTTGAAGATGTTGGATCAATGATGCCATTGCCACTTTATCAGGTTTGTTGATCAAAGTAGCCCCGGACCGTTTATCGTCCAATCAATCCGCTTGTGCAATTTGCCCCGGCTCCCGGACAAGTTTTACCTATTTTGGAGCATAACTATAAACCCGCTCCGCAGTATCGACCAAAGGCTGACAGGGGTGTACTCCTGCGGTAGTACCTCCACTAGTGCGCGATTAACGAAGCGCATCGCGTTCCAAAATGGCAGCAGCGTGGGACCTCCAAGTTTCAACCTAATTTTACAGTTTTATCCCAATCGAGTGAACGACAAACTAACCATAACAGAAGAAACAATAACCAGTAAAATTTACGTCATCAGGGGTCAAAAGGTCATGATGGACAGGGATTTGGCGGAACTTTACCAAGTGGAGACCAAACAACTCAAAAGACAGGTCCGAAGGAACATCGATCGATTCCCCGAAGATTTTATGTTTGAACTTGATAAAGAGGAGTTCCAAAGTTGAAGGAGCCAAATTGGCACCTCAAGTTGGGGCGGCATACGGTATGCGCCGATGGCCTTTACGGAACAGGGAGTGTCAATGTTATCCAGCGTACTCAACAGTCCAACGGCCATACGGGTCAACATCCAGATCATTAGGGTGTTCACCAAGATACGGGAAATGCTCACCGACAACCTGAACCTGCGCCTTGAAATCGAAGGGATAAAGAAGAAGCTGGCCGACCAGACCAAGAACATCGAACTCGTCTTTAGCTATCTGGACGAGCTGATTGAGAGGAAGGAAAATCCCAAACCAAGGAACAAAATAGGGTATAAGAAGTAATCCTTGGGCCCCCGCTGGTGCGTAATCAGCGCATCGCGTTCTCAAAATGGATTTTCCACTTATCGTCCAATCAATCCGCTTATGCAATTTACCCCGGCTCCCAGACAAGTTTTACCTATTTTGAAGCATAACGATAAACCCGCTCCGCGTTACCGGCCAAAGGCGGACAGGGTTGTACTGCTGTGGTATGATTTTTTTAAAAGCTTTGATAACAATAGGACTAAGCTACTTCGCATCAGATGCGAACTTATTACAGAAATCTGTACAATCAGATTTTTTTTATTTGGAGCTCGCATACTCCGATTAGGATTTTTTCAAAAAGGGAAGTATCGTTTTTAAAGAAAGAAAATATCCCTAGAAGCGAAGAAATGACACCTATAAAACCCCAGAAATCCATGACACAAATAAATGTACAAAACTTGATATCACAAATTGTGATGTCAAGAAGCAATCTTTGAAAATCAATTAAAACATGAGCGAAAAACTGACCATACCAGAAGAAGTTGTAATCAGCAAAATCTACTTCATCAGAGATTTAAAAGTAATGCTGGACAGTGATCTAGCAGAACTTTATGGTGTTGAAACACGGGTGCTGAACCAACAGGTCAAAAGGAACCAAGCGAGGTTCCCCAATGATTTTATGTTCCAATTGACAGAAATTGAATGGACAGCCTTGAAGTCGCAAAATGCGACCACAAGTTGGGGAGGAAGGAGAAATCCACCATATGCCTTCACGGAACATGGCGTACTCATGCTATCAAGTGTGTTGAACAGCAAAAGGGCCATCGCCGTCAACATCCAGGTCATGCGGATATTTACCAAGATACGGGAAATGCTCACCGATAACCTGAACCTGCGCCTTGAAATCGAGAAAATCAAAAAGAAGCTGAACAACCAGAGCAAAAACATCGAACTTGTCTTTAGCTATCTGGATGAACTGGTCGAGAGGAAGGAAAATCCCAAACCAAGGAACAAAATAGGGTATAAAAAGTAATCCCAGGGGCCTTTCTTTTTCCCCGATCAATCGTTTAGCTTAAGTACGGCCATAAACGCCTGTTGTGGAATTTCCACATTTCCTACCTGCCGCATCCGTTTCTTTCCTTTCTTTTGTTTTTCCAATAACTTTCGCTTTCGCGAAATATCACCCCCATAACATTTGGCGGTGACATCTTTTCGCAACGCCTTAATGGTTTCCCGGGAGATAATTTTGGATCCAATGGCCGCTTGGATGGGAATATCAAATTGTTGTCTTGGAATGAGTTCCTTTAACTTTTCGCACATTTTTTTGCCAATGGTGTGGGCATTGTCAAAGTGCACCAAAGCAGAAAGGGCATCCACGGGCTGCGCGTTGAGAAGGATATCCACACGGACCAGTTTGGAGGTGCGTAACCCTATGGGCGTATAATCAAAAGAGGCATAGCCTTTGGAAACGGTTTTCAATCGGTCGTAAAAGTCGAATACAATTTCCGCCAAAGGCATATCAAAGGTGAGTTCCACCCGTTCCGTGGTCAAATAGGTCTGATTGGTAATCTGTCCCCTTTTATCAATACAAAGGGACATGACATTGCCCACAAAATCCGACTTGGTAATGATGGTGGCTTTAATATAAGGCTCCTCCACACGATCTAGGGTAGAGGGATCGGGCAGGTCCGAAGGATTGTTCACAATCACGATTTCCTCCGGATTCTTCTTGGTATACGCATGGTAGCTTACGTTGGGAACCGTGGTAATGACCGTCATATCAAACTCACGTTCTAAGCGTTCCTGGATGATTTCCATATGCAGCATCCCCAAAAATCCACAACGGAAGCCAAAGCCCAATGCCGCACTGCTTTCTGCGGTAAAGACCAGGGAAGCATCGTTCAGTTGTAGTTTTTCCATGGAGGAACGTAGCTCCTCAAAGTCTTCGGTATCCACGGGATAAATTCCGGCAAAAACCATGGGCTTCACATCTTCAAATCCGGCAATGGCCGCTTTGGAAGGATTCTCGGTCAAGGTAATGGTATCCCCAACCTTCACCTCCCGTGCATCCTTGATTCCCGTAATCAAATAGCCCACATCCCCGGTCGATATCCTCGCTTTTGGCTCTTGGGTGAGTTTTAAGGTCCCTATTTCATCGGCGGAATAGTCCTTTCCCGTAGCCATGAACTTGATTTTTTGCCCTTTTCTCAATTCGCCGTTCAGGATCCTGAAATAGGTTTCGACTCCTCGAAACGGGTTATAGACGGAATCAAACACCAAAGCCTGCAGTGGTGCATTTGGGTCACCTTCCGGAGCGGGGACGCGCTCAATAATGGCCGCCAATATGTCTTCGATACCAATACCGGTTTTGGCACTTGCTGGAATGACCTCATCGGGGGAACATCCCAATAGATCTACAATATCATCGGTGACCTCATCCGGATTGGCGCTGGGCAAATCCACTTTATTGAGGACGGGAATGATTTCCAGATCGTTTTCCAATGCCAAATATAAATTGGAAATGGTCTGTGCCTGAATACTTTGGGCGGCATCAACGACCAATAAGGCCCCTTCACAGGCGGCAATGGAACGTGATACTTCGTATGAAAAATCCACATGGCCCGGAGTGTCGATAAGATTAAGGACATAGTTCTCCCCCTGGTACACATATTCCATTTGGATGGCATGACTTTTTATGGTGATGCCCCGTTCCCTTTCCAGATCCATATTGTCCAATAGTTGGTCCTGCCTTTCACGCTCGGTAACCGACCCGGTAAAATCCAACAACCGATCGGCCAGGGTACTCTTACCATGATCGATATGGGCAATGATACAGAAGTTTCTAATATGCTTCATTTAGGGAGCAATTTTGGCCGCAAAGATAGTTTATTTAACGGCCTTTTATCATGCGGGCCAACGATTCAACACCCACTTTTGGATTATTTCTTAGCTTTGGCATTCAACCCAAACGCTAGATGAGAACCTTGTGGCTTACCCTGATAACGGTTTTTTCCGTTGTCGGAATTTCCATATCGCAAACTTTTGAGATTTCTGGAAAGGTCATCAATAGTACCAACGAAGTCATTCCCTTTGCCAATATTCTATTGCTCAATTCGGCAGACTCCACTTTTGTAAAGGGGACTTCCGCGGATGAGAACGGTTTTTTTAGTTTAAAGGAAGTGGCACCGAATCTATATCTGCTACAGGCAAGTTATGTGGGAAGGGGATCCAAGCCCCTGGCCCTGGACATTGCGTCCAATGTAAAACTGGGGGCGCTTGTCATACCCCTGGAATCCGAACGTTTGGATGAGGTCGTGGTCACGGCCAGAAGACCCACCGTAAAACGTTTGGCAGATCGCGTGGTATTCCAGGTGGAAAATACGGTGGTTTCCCAGGGGAATACCTGGGATATCCTAAGGAATACCCCGGGACTTATTGTGAACCGGGATCAACTGAACATCAGGGGGAAAACGGCAAACGTCTATCTCAACGGCCGAAGGGTACAGTTATCCCCGGATGAGGTCAAGGACTTTTTTGAAGGCCTTACGGGTACTATAGTGCAGGCGGTGGAAATGTATGCCAACCCTCCGGCCAATTTTGATGCCGAGGATGGCGCGGTAATCAATATTATCACGAACAAAAACGTGGCCCCTGGATATAAGGGAAGTATTGATGGTAGCGTTACCCAGGCGATTTTTCCAAAGTACAATATAGGAACCAGCCATTATTTCAAGACCGATAAGCTTAATCTTTTTGCGAATTACAATTATAGCGACAAGAAAAACAATGCGGATTTGGAGAAGGAACTCAATTTTATAGATCAGACCAACTCCGTTTTTTCCCGATGGCGGAACGAGGAAAATGAGGTCAAGGAGATACAAAGCCATAGCATTAACCTGAATTTGGACTATGAGATCGATGCGAAAAACAGCCTAACGCTCACCTCCAATGTGTTGCTTGCCCCAAACCAGGAATGGAGACGTGACCTTTCTTCGGAAATCAGGAATGCGCAAAACCAACTGGATTCCACCTTTACCACCAATAATATTGGTTTTGAGGAGGAGAACAATATCGCATTCGACCTTTCCTATGTGAGGAAACTGAAAAAACCGGGGGCCAGGCTAACGGTAAATGGACATTACACCCATTACGAGGACAATTACCAACAGCAGATCAATTCGAATTACTTTGACGATACAGGGGCTTTTTTGCGGGATTTTGGTTTTCGGACAACTGCAGATCAGAACATCCAGATTTTTACGGGACAAATGGATTATCAAACCCCAATTGGTACCGCTTCATTGGAAGCGGGGACCAAGATTTCCGTAGTGGATTCTGAAAGCCGTATCGATTTTTCCGATTTTGACGAAACCAGTGAAACCGTTAATCCTGCGCTATCGGATATTTTTTTATATGACGAAAAGGTATATGCCGCATATGTAAGTTATGTGCAGAACTGGGAGAAATGGTCCGTTAAATTGGGAGTTCGAGGAGAGCTGACGGATGCCTCCGGCGTATCGGAAACCTTAAATGAAACCAACACCCAGGATTTCTTTGAACCCTTCCCTTCCGTTTATGTGCTCTATTCCCCCAATGAAAAGCACAGCTTTTCCTTTGATTACGGCAGGAAGGTGGAACGCCCCCGATACAATGACCTGAATCCATTTCGGTATTTCTATAATGAGAACGACTTTAAGGAAGGAAACCAGCGCCTGCAACCTAATTTTTACAATAATTTCAACTTGAACTACACCTTCAATAGCGAATACTTCTTTGATTTTTACTATCGGGACAACGGGAATTACATCAGTGCCCTGGTATTTCAGGACAATGACGCGCTAACACTTCGGGAGTTCAAACAAAATGTCATCGGGAGCATCTCCTATGGGCTGGATTTTACCCTTAGCAAAAGCATTGTTGACCCCTGGTTTCTGTACGCGTATACGTCAGTATTTTATGAGGAGGAAACTTTTTTGGCCATCGAAAGCGGTAATGTGGAATTCACCAATTCCATTGATGGGTTTTACATTTATCTAGCGAATTATTTGACCCTTTCCCAGGATGGGACCTGGACCGGAGAAGTCACATTCAGCCACTTTTCCCGATATCTTTTTGGGTCCTATGTCCAATCGCCCAGCACCAATCTCACCCTTGGCCTACGAAAAAACCTTTGGGACAATAGAGCTGCGGTTTCCGTTGCCGCGGAGGATTTGCTGGGCCTTGCCAACCCTACCTATACCTCAAGATATTTAAATCAGGACAACGCTTTCCTGCTGGTTCCCGAAACCCAGTTTGTGCGTATAGGATTTACCTACAACTTCGGCAATTTTAGACTCGAGCAAAATAGGCGTGAAATTGAAAAGGATGAGCGCGAAAGGCTTGGAAGATCATCTAATCCTTCCACTCAGCAATAAACAAATTCGTGTCCCGTGTTCCCCCATTATTGCGGTTACTGGAAAAGGCCAGGTACTTCCCGTTATTGGAAAAAACAGGGAAAGCGTCAAAGGTTTCCCCATGGGTGACCCGCTCTAAATTCTTTCCATCGGTACCGATCAAATACAGGTTGAAGGGAAATCCACGTTCCGCTTCAAAATTGCTGGAAAACAAAATCTTTTCCCCCGATGGATGAAAGAAAGGACACCAATTGGCATTGCCCAAAAAGGTCAGTTGCCGTAAATCACTGCCATCCGCATTACAGATAAAAAGCTCCATTTCCGTAGGCTGTACC
The sequence above is a segment of the Muricauda sp. SCSIO 64092 genome. Coding sequences within it:
- a CDS encoding ORF6N domain-containing protein, producing MNDKLTITEETITSKIYVIRGQKVMMDRDLAELYQVETKQLKRQVRRNIDRFPEDFMFELDKEEFQS
- a CDS encoding NAD-dependent epimerase/dehydratase family protein — protein: MKNKRREFIRNLGISGIAALSSTMVFSRFKSMSSLRVLVLGGTNFLGPAIVKSLLRGGHQVTLFNRGITNPHLFPHLKKIKGDREKGISGYSNLGNLEEDWDVVIDVWPQNPQLVRDAVHILKKRTTHYVFISSIAVYANYVKIGMDESSPRRKGTHYEPGNYNLNKVLCEKVVEEEFPDNFTILRPGAIVGDRDSGPFGTYVLNRIMNRTEILAPNANDPVQFIDAKDIGRFVNTCVAHSKTGYFNLVGPATEMGYKEMLVSAKETLKSPVNILWMDAGFLITEMKLEPFMQIPFWIPVASDPEPGFHQISNENAIKAGLTFTDYRETVKTSYDSFKEKRFILEEGSELVFGISEKREHEIIEKWKGKS
- a CDS encoding outer membrane beta-barrel family protein; protein product: MRTLWLTLITVFSVVGISISQTFEISGKVINSTNEVIPFANILLLNSADSTFVKGTSADENGFFSLKEVAPNLYLLQASYVGRGSKPLALDIASNVKLGALVIPLESERLDEVVVTARRPTVKRLADRVVFQVENTVVSQGNTWDILRNTPGLIVNRDQLNIRGKTANVYLNGRRVQLSPDEVKDFFEGLTGTIVQAVEMYANPPANFDAEDGAVINIITNKNVAPGYKGSIDGSVTQAIFPKYNIGTSHYFKTDKLNLFANYNYSDKKNNADLEKELNFIDQTNSVFSRWRNEENEVKEIQSHSINLNLDYEIDAKNSLTLTSNVLLAPNQEWRRDLSSEIRNAQNQLDSTFTTNNIGFEEENNIAFDLSYVRKLKKPGARLTVNGHYTHYEDNYQQQINSNYFDDTGAFLRDFGFRTTADQNIQIFTGQMDYQTPIGTASLEAGTKISVVDSESRIDFSDFDETSETVNPALSDIFLYDEKVYAAYVSYVQNWEKWSVKLGVRGELTDASGVSETLNETNTQDFFEPFPSVYVLYSPNEKHSFSFDYGRKVERPRYNDLNPFRYFYNENDFKEGNQRLQPNFYNNFNLNYTFNSEYFFDFYYRDNGNYISALVFQDNDALTLREFKQNVIGSISYGLDFTLSKSIVDPWFLYAYTSVFYEEETFLAIESGNVEFTNSIDGFYIYLANYLTLSQDGTWTGEVTFSHFSRYLFGSYVQSPSTNLTLGLRKNLWDNRAAVSVAAEDLLGLANPTYTSRYLNQDNAFLLVPETQFVRIGFTYNFGNFRLEQNRREIEKDERERLGRSSNPSTQQ
- a CDS encoding sensor histidine kinase, giving the protein MYKISGHLLFWLLYVSFTVAIYYVQEPNLGLHIVYELASLPAKLISVYVTLYFILPNFLLKKKYVQAAIQFGLILLIGVFLLRMFVLKTVYPLYFPEIENALVPDDLAKLVSPFLDLIIVSSLAVVIKLLKDREQQERNRLSQEKSNIQNELQLLKSQLHPHFLFNTLNGLYAQILNNPNSAAEMVIKLSDLLRYIIYEARSPVVNVDDDLECIKNYIALEQVRYGTKLKLSWSITGATTNKKIPPLLLLPFIENSFKHGISKDYKKCWIKCKINLSNTMLEMDLKNSMVPYHQEESGMHGIGIQNVEQRLKYNFQERFHLTKKMSHDCYHIMLKIPIVKP
- a CDS encoding ORF6N domain-containing protein, yielding MSEKLTIPEEVVISKIYFIRDLKVMLDSDLAELYGVETRVLNQQVKRNQARFPNDFMFQLTEIEWTALKSQNATTSWGGRRNPPYAFTEHGVLMLSSVLNSKRAIAVNIQVMRIFTKIREMLTDNLNLRLEIEKIKKKLNNQSKNIELVFSYLDELVERKENPKPRNKIGYKK
- the lepA gene encoding translation elongation factor 4 translates to MKHIRNFCIIAHIDHGKSTLADRLLDFTGSVTERERQDQLLDNMDLERERGITIKSHAIQMEYVYQGENYVLNLIDTPGHVDFSYEVSRSIAACEGALLVVDAAQSIQAQTISNLYLALENDLEIIPVLNKVDLPSANPDEVTDDIVDLLGCSPDEVIPASAKTGIGIEDILAAIIERVPAPEGDPNAPLQALVFDSVYNPFRGVETYFRILNGELRKGQKIKFMATGKDYSADEIGTLKLTQEPKARISTGDVGYLITGIKDAREVKVGDTITLTENPSKAAIAGFEDVKPMVFAGIYPVDTEDFEELRSSMEKLQLNDASLVFTAESSAALGFGFRCGFLGMLHMEIIQERLEREFDMTVITTVPNVSYHAYTKKNPEEIVIVNNPSDLPDPSTLDRVEEPYIKATIITKSDFVGNVMSLCIDKRGQITNQTYLTTERVELTFDMPLAEIVFDFYDRLKTVSKGYASFDYTPIGLRTSKLVRVDILLNAQPVDALSALVHFDNAHTIGKKMCEKLKELIPRQQFDIPIQAAIGSKIISRETIKALRKDVTAKCYGGDISRKRKLLEKQKKGKKRMRQVGNVEIPQQAFMAVLKLND
- a CDS encoding LytR/AlgR family response regulator transcription factor, coding for MKCVIIDDEPLAIDVLTRHIKSTDGLTLVRSFENAFEALYYVQTQSVDLIFLDIQMPRVNGLQFIKILKYPPKIIITTAYKEYALEALEHSVVDYLLKPIPYDRFLNAVGKSMESPPIRRVSAPTNQVAENRYFFLKEGSMYVKIYEDDICYLHGDKNYCTIQLKDHKISVRGNLSYYGNRFSRDGFMRVHRSYFVSLNRIDRYDSDSLWINGDCIPIGRTYKKPLMDWLTKRTL
- a CDS encoding S8 family serine peptidase yields the protein MRKFFLTTMVICFTMVSCSRDGNEEIVPLNSEIPTDANLVNPNQQEKTAIPIPGQYMVTLKDGTFETVNTLKGKINSLSKLAKGDQKAAYKGVSDLVLQTLKDPEIFDFGIDNTKITKAFSFALNGFMAKGLTDQEAALLENDPRVDFVEQDYEATNLIDYTVSTATANTATLTQSTPWGITRVGGAIDASSNTNAVWVIDTGIDLDHQDLNVDTSRSVTYVTTESGANDLGGHGTHCAGTIAAKDNGIGVVGVAAGASVVAVKVLDKDGGASSFGWITSGIDYVTANASAGDVANLSLGFTNVRAWDRATRRLANSGVKVAVAAGNDYDDCSNQSPARVNHSNVYTVSSIADGDYWSRFSNYGSPVDYAAPGSDVLSTTPDDNYEYYSGTSMATPHVAGILLLGNVVADGVPSGAYWEVAYYPELGGYWWTGAYSPTNIYTYSLYRYDVDGNDDPIATHGQ